One genomic segment of Streptomyces sp. RerS4 includes these proteins:
- a CDS encoding BTAD domain-containing putative transcriptional regulator, with translation MDGIPAIPQQRNHPEANRPRAPRTGTDTADTTTTPPAPTDNRFAVLGPVRAWRGGEALPSGSPQQRALLAVLLLRDGRTATAPELIDAIWGEDPPQQALATIRTYASRLRKVLEPGLLVTDAGGYAIRLRRQEALDLGIARSLAADAETARAAGDRALARTLLCRALELWDGEPLAGVPGPHAETERTRLAEWRLQLLETRLDLDLEVGHHAEAVSELTALTAAHPLSERLRELLMLALYRSGRQAEALAVYADTRRLLAEELGVDPRPELSALQQRILNADAELAHAENPDKAAAPVLVRPAQLPATVPDFTGRAPFVAELGEILSDAAGAGRVMAVSALAGIGGVGKTTLAVHVAHAARPHFPDGQLYADLQGTDPRPAQPEAVLGSFLRALGTPDTAIPDSAADRAALYRSVLDGRRVLVLLDNARDAAQVRPLLPGTAGCAALVTSRVRMSGLAGAHLVDLDVMSPEEALQLFTRIVGAERVGAERQAALDVVGACGFLPLAIRIAASRLAARRTWTVSVLAAKLADERRRLDELQAGDLAVKATFELGYGQLEPAQQRAFRLLGLADGPDISLAAAAAVLDLPEHDTEDLLEALVDCSLLESAAPGRYRFHDLVRLYARACADRDEQPASGREAALDRLLDFYLATAARVYSLERPGDRLPAHLTRTDRPGLPLTEPRAALDWLFAEAGPLLACVRQSAGRPEALRRAVDLLWAAKDLAESGANSKQYESAALTLLDAARAARDPRAEGRTHTTLTMVHLFAGRFAEADDEARQAMDLARETGDPLAGCWAPNDRGIIALYQSRYADGERYLLEAIENFRADGNFIGEASALCNLSRIHVALGHLDSAIDLAQQGISIYDRMGLTLRLANGRYALGIALTQAGRLGEALTQLGEALSLFHDNRQPLWEGVTHFRLAEAHLAAHRPTLAAQHAEQAIALRGIGGEWRRATVLTVLGKALRRLGQPDRARACWQDAESVFSRLGSSELAEVQALLAQELAA, from the coding sequence ATGGACGGCATACCGGCCATCCCGCAGCAGCGGAACCACCCCGAGGCGAACCGACCCCGGGCACCCCGGACCGGCACCGACACGGCCGACACGACGACAACGCCCCCCGCCCCCACCGACAACCGCTTCGCCGTCCTCGGCCCCGTCCGGGCCTGGCGCGGCGGTGAGGCCCTGCCCTCCGGCAGCCCCCAGCAGCGCGCCCTCCTCGCCGTGCTCCTGCTGCGCGACGGCCGCACCGCCACCGCGCCCGAGCTGATCGACGCCATCTGGGGCGAGGACCCGCCGCAGCAGGCCCTCGCCACGATCCGTACGTACGCCTCCCGGCTGCGCAAGGTCCTCGAACCCGGCCTGCTCGTCACCGACGCCGGCGGCTACGCGATCCGGCTGCGCCGGCAGGAGGCCCTGGACCTCGGGATCGCCCGCAGCCTCGCCGCCGACGCCGAGACGGCCCGCGCCGCCGGCGACCGCGCCCTCGCCCGCACGCTGCTCTGCCGCGCCCTGGAGCTGTGGGACGGCGAACCCCTCGCCGGGGTCCCCGGCCCGCACGCCGAGACCGAACGCACCCGCCTCGCCGAGTGGCGCCTCCAGCTGCTGGAGACCCGCCTCGACCTCGACCTGGAGGTCGGCCACCACGCCGAGGCCGTCTCCGAACTCACCGCCCTCACCGCCGCCCATCCCCTGAGCGAACGCCTGCGCGAGCTGCTCATGCTCGCCCTGTACCGCAGCGGCCGGCAGGCCGAGGCCCTCGCCGTCTACGCCGACACCCGCCGGCTCCTCGCCGAGGAACTCGGCGTCGACCCCCGCCCCGAGCTGTCCGCCCTCCAGCAGCGCATCCTCAACGCCGACGCCGAACTCGCCCACGCCGAGAACCCCGACAAGGCCGCCGCGCCCGTCCTGGTCAGGCCCGCCCAACTGCCCGCCACCGTGCCCGACTTCACCGGACGCGCCCCCTTCGTCGCCGAACTCGGCGAGATCCTCTCCGACGCCGCCGGCGCCGGGCGGGTCATGGCCGTCTCCGCGCTCGCGGGCATCGGCGGCGTCGGCAAGACCACCCTCGCCGTGCACGTCGCCCACGCCGCCCGCCCGCACTTCCCCGACGGCCAGCTCTACGCCGACCTCCAGGGCACCGATCCGCGCCCCGCCCAGCCCGAAGCCGTCCTCGGCTCCTTCCTGCGCGCCCTCGGCACCCCCGACACCGCCATCCCCGACTCCGCCGCCGACCGGGCCGCCCTCTACCGCTCCGTCCTCGACGGCCGCCGCGTCCTGGTCCTCCTCGACAACGCCCGCGACGCCGCCCAGGTCCGCCCGCTGCTGCCCGGCACCGCCGGCTGCGCCGCCCTCGTCACCAGCCGGGTCCGGATGTCGGGCCTCGCCGGGGCCCATCTCGTCGACCTCGACGTGATGAGCCCCGAGGAGGCCCTACAGCTGTTCACCCGCATCGTCGGCGCCGAACGGGTCGGCGCCGAACGACAGGCCGCCCTCGACGTCGTCGGCGCCTGCGGGTTCCTGCCGCTCGCCATCCGCATCGCCGCCTCCCGCCTCGCGGCCCGCCGCACCTGGACGGTCTCCGTCCTCGCCGCGAAACTCGCCGACGAACGCCGCCGCCTCGACGAACTCCAGGCCGGCGACCTCGCCGTCAAAGCCACCTTCGAACTCGGCTACGGCCAGCTCGAACCCGCCCAGCAGCGCGCCTTCCGCCTCCTCGGCCTCGCCGACGGCCCCGACATCTCCCTGGCCGCCGCGGCCGCCGTCCTCGACCTGCCCGAGCACGACACCGAAGACCTCCTGGAGGCATTAGTCGACTGCTCGCTGCTGGAATCGGCCGCCCCCGGCCGCTACCGCTTCCACGACCTCGTACGGCTCTACGCGCGTGCGTGCGCCGACCGTGACGAGCAGCCGGCGAGCGGCCGCGAAGCCGCCCTCGACCGGCTCCTGGACTTCTACCTCGCCACCGCCGCCCGCGTGTACTCCCTCGAACGCCCCGGCGACCGCCTCCCCGCCCACCTGACCCGCACCGACCGCCCCGGCCTGCCGCTGACCGAGCCCCGCGCCGCCCTGGACTGGCTGTTCGCCGAGGCCGGCCCGCTGCTGGCCTGCGTACGCCAGTCCGCCGGCCGGCCCGAGGCCCTGCGCCGGGCCGTGGACCTGCTCTGGGCGGCCAAGGACCTCGCCGAGTCCGGCGCCAACTCCAAGCAGTACGAGTCGGCCGCGCTCACCCTCCTCGACGCCGCCCGCGCCGCCCGCGACCCGCGCGCGGAGGGGCGTACGCACACCACGCTCACCATGGTCCACCTCTTCGCCGGCCGGTTCGCCGAAGCCGACGACGAGGCCCGCCAGGCCATGGACCTGGCCCGCGAGACCGGCGACCCGCTGGCCGGCTGCTGGGCCCCCAACGACCGCGGGATCATCGCCCTCTACCAGTCCCGGTACGCCGACGGCGAGCGCTACCTGCTGGAGGCCATCGAGAACTTCCGCGCCGACGGCAACTTCATCGGCGAGGCCAGCGCCCTGTGCAACCTCTCCCGCATCCACGTCGCGCTCGGCCACCTCGACAGCGCCATCGACCTCGCCCAGCAGGGCATCTCCATATACGACCGGATGGGCCTGACCCTGCGCCTGGCCAACGGCCGCTACGCCCTCGGCATCGCCCTGACCCAGGCCGGACGGCTCGGCGAGGCGCTGACGCAGCTCGGCGAGGCGCTCTCCCTCTTCCACGACAACCGCCAGCCGCTGTGGGAGGGCGTCACGCACTTCCGGCTCGCCGAGGCCCACCTCGCGGCCCACCGGCCCACCCTGGCCGCCCAACACGCCGAGCAGGCCATCGCCCTGCGCGGCATCGGCGGGGAGTGGCGCCGGGCGACCGTGCTGACCGTCCTCGGCAAGGCGCTGCGCCGGCTCGGACAGCCCGACCGGGCGCGGGCCTGTTGGCAGGACGCGGAGAGCGTCTTCAGCCGGCTGGGCTCCTCGGAACTGGCCGAGGTCCAGGCCCTGTTGGCTCAGGAACTGGCTGCCTGA
- a CDS encoding amidohydrolase family protein → METFPKIISVDDHTVEPPHVWRDRLPSRYRDIGPRIVRAPLKEMTFLGGKFAPVMGAPGDDGPIGDWWVYEDLHRPLTRLDTAVGYDRDEIKLEVITYEQMRPGSFSVPERLADMDVNHVQSALCFPTFPRFCGQTFTEAKDRELGLLGIRAYNDWMVEEWCGPDARGRLIPLTLIPLWDAHLAAAEVRRNAARGVRAVAFSEIPPHLGLPSIHTDAWDPFLQACDETGTVIAMHIGSSSRMPSTSADAPPAVGSTITFANCCFSMVDWLMSGKFERFPNLRIMYAEGQIGWIPYILERANVVWEENRGWGGVADKVLRPPSELFAEHVFGCFFDDAFGLKNLDAIGVGNVLYETDYPHSDSTWPTSRQVGEAQMGHLPPDVIDRIVRGNAIDLLSLTPEGLWPGA, encoded by the coding sequence ATGGAGACTTTCCCGAAGATCATCTCGGTGGACGACCACACGGTCGAGCCGCCCCACGTCTGGCGGGACCGGCTCCCGTCCCGCTACCGCGACATCGGCCCCCGGATCGTCCGCGCCCCCCTGAAGGAAATGACCTTCCTCGGCGGGAAGTTCGCCCCCGTCATGGGCGCGCCGGGCGACGACGGCCCCATCGGGGACTGGTGGGTGTACGAGGACCTGCACCGGCCGCTCACCCGCCTCGACACCGCCGTGGGGTACGACCGTGACGAGATCAAGCTGGAAGTCATCACCTACGAGCAGATGCGCCCCGGATCCTTTTCGGTTCCCGAGCGCCTCGCCGACATGGACGTCAACCACGTCCAGTCGGCGCTCTGCTTCCCCACCTTCCCCCGCTTCTGCGGCCAGACCTTCACCGAGGCCAAGGACCGCGAACTCGGGCTGCTCGGCATACGCGCCTACAACGACTGGATGGTCGAGGAATGGTGCGGCCCCGACGCCCGGGGCCGCCTGATCCCCCTCACCCTCATTCCGCTCTGGGACGCCCACCTCGCCGCCGCCGAGGTCCGCCGCAACGCCGCCCGGGGCGTGCGCGCCGTCGCCTTCTCCGAGATCCCGCCGCACCTGGGTCTGCCGTCCATCCACACCGACGCGTGGGACCCCTTCCTCCAGGCCTGCGACGAGACCGGCACGGTCATCGCCATGCACATCGGTTCCTCGTCGCGGATGCCCTCCACCTCGGCCGACGCCCCGCCCGCCGTCGGCTCCACCATCACCTTCGCCAACTGCTGCTTCTCGATGGTCGACTGGCTGATGAGCGGCAAGTTCGAACGCTTCCCCAACCTGCGGATCATGTACGCCGAGGGGCAGATCGGCTGGATCCCCTACATCCTGGAGCGCGCGAACGTGGTCTGGGAGGAGAACCGCGGCTGGGGCGGCGTCGCCGACAAGGTCCTGCGCCCGCCGTCCGAGCTGTTCGCCGAGCACGTCTTCGGCTGCTTCTTCGACGACGCGTTCGGCCTGAAGAACCTCGACGCCATCGGCGTGGGCAACGTCCTCTACGAGACGGACTACCCCCACTCGGACTCCACCTGGCCCACATCCCGCCAGGTCGGCGAGGCCCAGATGGGCCACCTGCCCCCGGACGTGATCGACCGCATCGTCCGCGGCAACGCCATAGACCTCCTGTCCCTCACCCCGGAAGGCCTCTGGCCGGGCGCGTGA
- a CDS encoding trypsin-like peptidase domain-containing protein, translating into MTTVLCAVAALGASAAVAELVPPPEGAAPARAKAAAPEATPGTPSRSGAPKPQLATPLPSPVTPQPGGPAAFTGALFTGGLDGDHFCTATVVRSPGKDLIITAGHCLLAGDQSRGGAVFVPAYANGVAPYGTWKLEEVYEDDRWAEDTDDDYDLAFARLAPDDQGRRIEEVTGAAALDTSGRAGEEVTVTGYPADRKVPRTCTAVSVRVSATEQRFDCDDFPGGTSGSAWIGRDGKIIGILTGGDTDDVSTSTVLGQYASRLYAKATIGR; encoded by the coding sequence GTGACTACGGTGCTGTGCGCCGTGGCGGCGCTGGGGGCTTCGGCGGCGGTGGCCGAGCTGGTGCCGCCGCCCGAGGGGGCCGCTCCCGCGCGGGCCAAGGCCGCCGCGCCCGAGGCCACGCCGGGCACCCCGTCGAGGTCGGGGGCGCCCAAGCCGCAGCTCGCCACGCCGCTCCCGTCGCCCGTCACCCCCCAGCCCGGCGGGCCCGCCGCCTTCACCGGGGCCCTGTTCACCGGCGGCCTGGACGGCGACCACTTCTGCACGGCCACCGTCGTACGCAGCCCCGGCAAGGACCTCATCATCACCGCCGGCCACTGCCTGCTCGCCGGCGACCAGTCCCGCGGCGGCGCCGTCTTCGTGCCCGCGTACGCCAACGGCGTCGCCCCGTACGGCACCTGGAAGCTCGAAGAGGTCTACGAGGACGACCGCTGGGCGGAGGACACCGACGACGACTACGACCTCGCCTTCGCCCGCCTCGCCCCCGACGACCAGGGCCGCCGGATCGAGGAGGTCACCGGCGCCGCCGCCCTGGACACCTCGGGCCGCGCCGGCGAGGAGGTCACGGTGACGGGCTACCCCGCCGACCGGAAGGTCCCCCGTACCTGCACGGCGGTCTCCGTACGGGTGAGCGCGACCGAGCAGCGCTTCGACTGCGACGACTTCCCGGGCGGCACCAGCGGCAGCGCCTGGATCGGCCGCGACGGGAAGATCATCGGCATCCTGACCGGCGGCGACACCGACGACGTGTCGACGAGCACGGTGCTGGGCCAGTACGCGTCCCGGCTCTACGCGAAGGCCACCATCGGGCGGTGA
- a CDS encoding DUF4440 domain-containing protein, with protein sequence MSSKAEIDTLTAEFFAAFDNRDGKGADLDRLRRLLLPGGLIVKTGPQFTAYTVDEFIAPREELLNGGRLVGFAEWETSERTEITGDIASRFGRYRKAGILDGEPFEGGGTKTIQFVRTPDGWRITAFSWYDDDAS encoded by the coding sequence ATGTCGTCCAAGGCCGAAATAGACACCCTGACCGCCGAGTTCTTCGCCGCTTTCGACAACCGGGACGGCAAGGGCGCCGACCTGGACCGGCTGCGCCGGCTGCTGCTGCCCGGTGGCCTGATCGTCAAGACGGGCCCGCAGTTCACCGCGTACACCGTGGACGAGTTCATCGCGCCGCGCGAGGAGCTGCTGAACGGCGGCCGGCTGGTCGGGTTCGCCGAGTGGGAGACCTCGGAGCGCACCGAGATCACCGGCGACATCGCCTCGCGGTTCGGCCGGTACCGCAAGGCGGGGATCCTGGACGGCGAGCCGTTCGAGGGCGGCGGGACGAAGACCATCCAGTTCGTCCGTACCCCGGACGGCTGGCGGATCACGGCCTTCTCCTGGTACGACGACGACGCGTCCTGA
- a CDS encoding NUDIX domain-containing protein yields MIQSPDGSVFLFREDNIEVGIHWLPPGGGIDPGETPEECVRRELREETGWTDLEPRRLLCTWEHDFTHQGVPVRQHEHIYVTTGPHREPTLEAPGIHWQWLSPRRLATLGEPLWPPRLPALLAESRTEPVHLGLVI; encoded by the coding sequence GTGATCCAGTCCCCCGACGGATCGGTGTTCCTGTTCCGGGAGGACAACATCGAGGTCGGCATCCACTGGCTGCCCCCGGGCGGCGGGATCGACCCCGGCGAGACCCCCGAGGAGTGCGTGCGGCGCGAGCTGCGCGAGGAGACCGGCTGGACCGACCTGGAGCCGCGGCGCCTGCTGTGCACGTGGGAGCACGACTTCACCCACCAGGGCGTCCCGGTCCGCCAGCACGAGCACATCTACGTCACCACCGGCCCGCACCGCGAGCCGACGCTCGAAGCCCCCGGCATCCACTGGCAGTGGCTCTCCCCTCGACGCCTGGCCACCCTGGGCGAACCCCTGTGGCCCCCGCGCCTGCCGGCCCTCCTGGCCGAATCCCGGACGGAACCCGTCCACTTGGGCCTGGTCATCTAG
- a CDS encoding FtsX-like permease family protein gives MHAGSAGLRSRPARVFLSALGIAIGIATMIAVVGISSSSQAKLLRELDELGTNMLVVTPGQALFSGQDTRLPNEAPGMISRIEGVRSIGTTGDVPVSVRRSENIPKAETGGIVVKAVKDDLLGTLRAGLRSGAWLNGATGRYPSVVLGHVAAQRLGITTPGQQVFVGGRYFTVTGILDPIPLAPEIERAALVGWEAAEGLLGFDGHPTAVYERSADDRVADVRALLARTANPATPSAVSVSDPSAALQAKAATEGAFSTLLLGLGGIALLVGGVGVANTMIISVLERRHEIGLRRSLGATKGQIRIQFVTESLLLSGLGGIAGVLLGGAATGVYARVGGLPWVVPPWAVAGGFAATLAIGTLAGLYPAVRAARLSPTLALAAA, from the coding sequence CTGCACGCCGGCTCGGCGGGGCTGCGCTCGCGCCCCGCGCGGGTGTTCCTGTCCGCGCTCGGGATCGCGATCGGCATCGCGACGATGATCGCGGTGGTCGGGATCTCCTCGTCCAGCCAGGCCAAGCTGCTGCGCGAACTCGACGAGCTGGGCACGAACATGCTGGTGGTCACCCCCGGCCAGGCCCTGTTCAGCGGCCAGGACACCCGGCTCCCGAACGAGGCCCCCGGGATGATCTCCCGGATCGAGGGCGTCCGCTCGATCGGTACGACCGGCGACGTCCCGGTCTCCGTACGCCGCTCCGAGAACATCCCGAAGGCGGAGACGGGCGGCATCGTCGTCAAGGCCGTCAAGGACGACCTGCTCGGCACGCTGCGCGCCGGCCTCCGCAGCGGCGCCTGGCTGAACGGGGCCACCGGACGCTACCCCTCCGTGGTGCTCGGGCACGTCGCCGCGCAGCGCCTCGGCATCACGACTCCGGGCCAGCAGGTGTTCGTGGGCGGCCGCTACTTCACGGTGACGGGCATCCTCGACCCGATCCCGCTCGCTCCGGAGATCGAACGCGCGGCGCTGGTCGGCTGGGAGGCGGCCGAAGGGCTGCTGGGCTTCGACGGCCACCCGACGGCCGTGTACGAGCGCTCGGCGGACGACCGGGTGGCGGACGTACGGGCCCTCCTGGCGCGGACGGCCAACCCGGCCACTCCGAGCGCCGTCTCGGTGAGCGACCCGTCGGCGGCGCTCCAGGCGAAGGCGGCCACGGAGGGCGCGTTCAGCACGCTGCTGCTCGGGCTGGGCGGGATCGCCCTCCTGGTGGGCGGGGTCGGGGTCGCCAACACCATGATCATCTCGGTGTTGGAGCGGCGGCACGAGATCGGGCTGCGCCGCTCGCTCGGCGCCACGAAGGGGCAGATCCGGATCCAGTTCGTCACCGAGTCGCTGCTCCTGTCCGGGCTGGGCGGGATCGCGGGCGTCCTGCTGGGCGGCGCGGCGACGGGGGTCTACGCCCGGGTCGGCGGCCTGCCCTGGGTGGTCCCGCCGTGGGCGGTGGCGGGCGGCTTCGCGGCCACCCTGGCCATCGGCACCCTGGCCGGCCTCTACCCGGCGGTGCGCGCGGCCCGCCTGTCCCCGACGCTGGCGCTGGCGGCGGCGTAG
- a CDS encoding ABC transporter ATP-binding protein, with translation MIELAGVTKEYPGGVAALRGVDLTVLSGELLAIVGPSGSGKSTLLHIVGTLDRPSAGDVRIAGHDVATLSDRALSALRSRHVGFVFQSFHLVPGLSARANVAEGLLYSGLSRAERGRRAARALERVGLGDRLEHRPHELSGGQKQRVAIARAVAGEPDLLLADEPTGALDTASGRSVMELLHELNDDGAGATIAVITHDQDIASSLPRQVRIRDGLIVADVWNRPEAEAS, from the coding sequence GTGATCGAGCTGGCCGGGGTCACCAAGGAGTACCCCGGCGGGGTCGCGGCCCTGCGCGGGGTCGACCTGACCGTGCTGAGCGGGGAACTGCTGGCCATCGTCGGCCCGTCGGGATCCGGGAAGTCCACGCTGCTGCACATCGTCGGCACCCTGGACCGGCCGAGCGCCGGCGACGTCCGCATCGCCGGCCACGACGTCGCCACGCTCTCCGACCGGGCCCTGTCGGCGCTGCGCTCGCGCCACGTCGGCTTCGTCTTCCAGTCCTTCCACTTGGTGCCGGGGCTCAGCGCCCGCGCGAACGTCGCCGAAGGCCTGCTGTACTCGGGGCTCTCCCGCGCCGAGCGCGGCCGGCGGGCCGCCCGTGCCCTGGAGCGGGTGGGGCTGGGCGACCGGCTGGAGCACCGGCCGCACGAGCTGTCGGGCGGCCAGAAACAGCGGGTGGCGATCGCCCGCGCGGTCGCGGGCGAGCCGGACCTGCTGCTGGCCGACGAGCCGACCGGGGCCCTGGACACGGCCTCAGGGCGGTCGGTGATGGAACTGCTGCACGAGTTGAACGACGACGGGGCCGGAGCCACCATCGCCGTGATCACCCACGATCAGGACATCGCGTCGAGCCTGCCCCGGCAGGTCCGCATCCGCGACGGCCTGATCGTGGCGGACGTGTGGAACCGCCCCGAGGCGGAGGCGTCGTGA
- a CDS encoding peptidoglycan-binding protein, whose protein sequence is MRSGLMAGADDSGTQPYAGPEPYAAPEPAREPHAAPAPRRRRGRWVLAALAAALAVSGGGYALLAPPPDDAKGRQRSDGLPPETAPVQRGDLSAGIQVDGTLGYARERKLGAPGPGVLTWIAAEGAAVERDGKLYEVNGKPVRLMYGSTPVYRPMKAGDKGEDVRQLKRNLVALGYGTGLDAEDPTFTAGTTAAVKRWQKAHKAPETGEVAKDDIAFASGPQRVKRGDAAVGDEPGPGKPVLTVTGTERVVRFRLEAAKAGAARTGDKVTVRLPDGSTAPGRVDSVGGSGGSGGADDQGGAGGAGGGGGGGDKKAEVEVGVVFDRPAEVKGPDQAPVSVNLTGETRTGVLSVPVGALLALPGGGFGVQVVEDGRAREVPVRLGMFGNGRVEVTGGDLKEGMRVGVPKL, encoded by the coding sequence GTGCGAAGCGGCCTGATGGCCGGCGCGGACGACAGCGGTACGCAGCCGTACGCGGGCCCGGAACCGTACGCGGCCCCCGAGCCCGCCCGCGAGCCCCACGCGGCCCCCGCCCCCCGCCGTCGGCGCGGCCGGTGGGTGCTCGCCGCGCTGGCCGCCGCACTCGCCGTCTCGGGCGGCGGCTACGCCCTCCTCGCCCCGCCCCCCGACGACGCCAAGGGCCGGCAGCGCTCCGACGGCCTGCCGCCCGAGACGGCCCCGGTCCAGCGCGGCGACCTCAGCGCCGGGATCCAGGTCGACGGCACCCTCGGCTACGCCCGGGAGCGCAAGCTCGGCGCTCCGGGCCCCGGCGTCCTCACCTGGATCGCGGCGGAGGGCGCGGCCGTCGAACGGGACGGGAAGCTCTACGAGGTCAACGGCAAGCCGGTGCGCCTGATGTACGGGAGCACCCCCGTGTACCGGCCGATGAAGGCCGGCGACAAGGGCGAGGACGTCAGGCAGCTCAAGCGGAACCTGGTGGCCCTCGGGTACGGCACCGGCCTGGACGCCGAGGACCCCACTTTCACGGCGGGCACGACGGCGGCCGTCAAGCGGTGGCAGAAGGCGCACAAGGCGCCGGAGACGGGCGAGGTGGCCAAGGACGACATCGCCTTCGCGTCGGGCCCGCAGCGGGTCAAGCGCGGTGACGCGGCGGTCGGCGACGAGCCGGGGCCGGGCAAGCCGGTGCTGACGGTGACCGGCACCGAGCGCGTCGTCCGCTTCCGGTTGGAGGCGGCGAAGGCGGGCGCGGCGCGGACCGGCGACAAGGTGACGGTCCGACTGCCGGACGGATCCACCGCGCCCGGCCGCGTCGACTCGGTGGGCGGCTCGGGCGGCTCGGGCGGCGCGGACGACCAAGGCGGCGCGGGAGGCGCCGGAGGGGGCGGAGGCGGCGGCGACAAGAAGGCAGAGGTCGAGGTCGGCGTCGTCTTCGACCGGCCCGCCGAGGTCAAGGGCCCCGACCAGGCGCCCGTCTCGGTGAACCTCACCGGCGAGACCCGCACCGGGGTGCTGTCCGTCCCGGTGGGCGCGCTCCTCGCGCTGCCCGGCGGCGGCTTCGGCGTCCAGGTGGTGGAGGACGGCCGGGCCCGCGAGGTGCCCGTCCGGCTCGGCATGTTCGGCAACGGCCGGGTCGAGGTGACCGGCGGTGACCTGAAGGAGGGCATGCGGGTGGGGGTGCCGAAGCTGTGA
- a CDS encoding response regulator transcription factor, whose translation MRVLVVEDEEFLREMIAEGLRRDALAVDEAGDGPEALRRLRLGEYDVLVLDRDLPGLHGDEVCRQVVRERLRTRVLMLTASGTVRDRVEGLGIGADDYLTKPFAYDELLARVLALGRRAHPALPPVLERAGIALDTARRTAARDGRRLALSRKEFAVLEALLRAEGAVLSSDDLVEQVWEDGTGYRTNAVRVTLSKLRAKLGEPPLIETIPGSGYRIPATAAAPDAAPGATDAGPSGGDSR comes from the coding sequence ATGCGAGTGCTGGTGGTGGAGGACGAAGAGTTCCTCCGGGAGATGATCGCCGAGGGGTTGCGCCGCGACGCGCTGGCCGTCGACGAGGCGGGGGACGGCCCGGAGGCGCTGCGCCGGCTGCGCCTGGGCGAGTACGACGTCCTCGTCCTCGACCGGGACCTGCCCGGCCTGCACGGCGACGAGGTCTGCCGGCAGGTGGTCCGCGAGCGGCTGCGCACGCGCGTGCTGATGCTGACGGCCTCCGGCACGGTACGGGACCGGGTGGAGGGGCTCGGGATCGGCGCCGACGACTACCTCACCAAGCCCTTCGCCTACGACGAACTCCTCGCCCGCGTCCTCGCGCTGGGCCGGCGCGCCCACCCCGCCCTGCCGCCGGTACTGGAACGCGCCGGGATCGCCCTCGACACCGCGCGCCGCACCGCCGCGCGGGACGGCCGGCGCCTGGCCCTGTCGCGCAAGGAGTTCGCCGTCCTGGAGGCGCTGCTGCGGGCCGAGGGCGCGGTGCTGAGCAGCGACGACCTGGTGGAGCAGGTGTGGGAGGACGGCACGGGCTACCGCACGAACGCGGTACGGGTCACCCTCAGCAAGCTCCGCGCCAAGCTGGGCGAGCCCCCGCTGATCGAGACGATCCCCGGCTCCGGCTACCGCATCCCGGCCACGGCCGCCGCCCCGGACGCCGCCCCCGGGGCCACCGACGCCGGCCCGTCGGGCGGGGATTCGCGGTGA